The Rubrobacter calidifluminis region AGGAGGAACAAGCAAAGAATCAGAAGCGTGAGGAAGAAGAGCGCCAGAGGAGAGAGGTAGAAGAGCAGACGCGAGATAAGTCCGGGCTGTACGCAGAGCTCTTCCGTGCCAGCGTTGAGGGTCGCTGGCGAGAGCAAAGAGAAGCCTTCAGTCAACAGGGGGTCATAGAGGGCTGGATGGATCGGCTGGAATCAGAACCCGAACGCGACGCCATAGAGCTCTTCAACGAATTCATGCAACAACATTACGGCGATGTTTTGAAGAACCCAGACGCAACCAAGGGCAAGAAAGGCAAACCGAAGCATAAACCCCGACAGCGGAAGCTCGCCAAGAGATGGCTTAAGCTCATGGAAGAGCGCGGAGATGGCTGAGAGTAAGAACAGACTCGTGCTCACCACCTGTGGCACGAGTCTGCTCACGAACGGCGTCGATCAGGAGGTGCGGGCACGAATCAATCAGCTCGCCAACCACACCGAGCGAGATCTCTCTGCCCAAGACAAGGAGCTACTCGACCGACACATAGAGGAGCGCAGCCGGCTACTCTCTAGAACGAAGAACCCCGATGAGATCAGGAGCCTCAGCGCGGAGCTGAACGGCCTCATAACCTACTTCGGCGGCGACCTCAAACCCAGCCCGGGAAGGCCAGATACGCACGTACTGCTCACGAGCGACACCTATCTCGGCCACCGTATCGGAGAGGTCATAGATGAATGGCTGCAGAGCCGCGGTTTCTCAGCCCAGGTGTGGTCTCCCGGGGGCCTCGCAACCCGGGAACGCGAAGACTTCCGCCACGCCATGGCGGATCTCGTCCTGCGCTGCGAGCAGACGCTTCCAGGATATAGGGAGAGCGGTTACCGCATCGTCTTCAATCTCACCGGTGGCTTCAAGAGCATCCAGGGGTTTATGCAGACCCTCGGAATGTTCCATGCAGACGAGATGTTCTACATCTTCGAGACGGGCTCCTCGCTCATCACCATCCCCCGCCTGCCGGTAAGTCTGGAAACCGGGGATTTGATCCGAAAACACGAGCAGATCTTCAGGCGATTGGGTCTGGGAGAGGAGCTTCCGCTTGAGGAATGCCGTGGGCTCCCCGAGATCCTGCTCTTTGACGACGGGCAGAAAGCGATTCTCTCGGAGTGGGGCCAGCTCGTGTGGCAGAGGAGCAAGTGGAGCCTGTACTCGGAGAGGCTGCTCGATCCCCTGCCGGGACTCCGGTACTCCTCGAACTTTCGCAAGAAGGTCAGGGGGCTCAACCTATCTCCTGACAGGCTTGCCACGCTCAACGAACGACTCGACGAGCTCAGCCTGAGGGTGCGCGGCAAACGAGAGAATTTGAAGAGCCTCGACTTCAAGCAGCTCAAGGGTAATCCCAAACCACCCTCCACGCACGAATGCGACGTCTGGTCGGATGATGAGCGCCGTCTGTTCGGCCACTACGAGAACGAAACATTCGTCATCGATGACATAGAGCGTGGTCTACACTGAGGAGCCCGGATGAAAAAGCCGGTCTACATCTTCAACGCCGGAGAGCTGCAACGTCAGCAGAACACGCTGCGCTTCACGCTGGCGGACGGGGGCAGGCGGTTCGTGCCGGTGGAGACGACGGGTGAGATCCACGTCTTCGGCGAGATCTCGGTGAACACGAAGCTCCTGGTCTTCCTCTCGCAGAACGCTATCCCGCTGCACGTCTACAACTACTACGGCTACTGGTCAGGCTCGTACATGCCGCGCGAGCAGTATTCCTCGGGATACATGACGCTCCAGCAGGCCTCCCACTACCTTGATCCGGAGAAGCGCATCGAGCTGGCCCGAACCTTCGTGCGCGGGGCGATATCGAACATGGAGCGGGTGCTCGGCTACTACGCGCGGCGCGGCGTACAGCTGGAAGACGCCCTCTCCGGGCTGGCGGCGAAGAAGGAGGCTCTCCCGCTGGCTCTCACGACGGAGGAACTGATGGCGCTCGAGGGCGGTTGCCGAGATCTGTACTACGGTTGCTGGGACGAGATCGTAAAGAGCGGAGACTTCCGCTTCGAGAAGCGCACCCGCCGCCCTCCGGCGAACAGGATCAACGCGCTCGTCTCCTTCGGCAACAGCCTGCTCTACGTCACCGCGCTCTCAGAGATATACCGCACACACCTCGACCCGCGCATCGGGTACCTGCACACCACCAACCAGCGCCGCTACACGCTCAATCTGGACGTGGCCGAGATCTTCAAACCCGTCATCGTGGACCGGGTGATCTTCTCCCTGCTCAACCGGGGTACGATACAGGCAAAGCACTTCCTGAAGGGAACGGAAGGGGTCTTTCTGAACGAAAACGGACGCAAAACGTTCATCGAAGCGTACGAGGCGCGCCTGAAAGAAACCATCAAACACCCGAAACTCGGTCGCCCGGTCTCCTATCGGCGCCTCATACGGATGGAGCTCTACAAACTCGAGAAACACCTGATGGGTGACGAGCCTTACGAACCGTTCGTAAGCCGGTGGTAGGAGCGCGTGTACGTGATCATGGTCTACGACGTCAACGTAAAGCGCGTGGTCAAAGTGCTCAAGATAGGCCGCAAGTACCTCGAGCATGTCCAGAACTCCGTCCTCGAAGGTGAACTCAGCCCCGCACAGTACAAGAAGCTCAAGCACGAGGTGAGCAGGGCTATAGAACCCGAGGAAGACGCCGTGCGTTTCTACCTGCTCCGCAGCACGAGATACCTCTCCACCGAAGAGCTCGGACTCCCCTCCCGCTCAGAGCAGGAGACCAGCTTCCTGTAGTCGCGTCGACCTCCGATAGCGCATCACCCTCCGGAGATCGACGCAGGAAGATCTGGCTTATCCAAGCGCTTTGCTCTATAATCGGGTTTAAGAGCAAGAAAGTCACGGGAGAAAGGAGGAATCCGCAAAATAGCTGCAAAACCGGCATTTGGGCGTTGGTTTTGAGCCTACCTATGAGGGATTGAAACGTTTCCTGGCAGAGCTGGCTAGGCGGGAGTCCCCAGAGTTTTGAGCCTACCTATGAGGGATTGAAACTACGTATCGCCGCGGAGATCGCGGAAGGTGAGGAGCGGTTTTGAGCCTACCTATGAGGGATTGAAACGCCCGAGTGCGGTGATGAGCACGACGCGGATCACGCGCGTTTTGAGCCTACCTATGAGGGATTGAAACTCTACAGAAACTGGAGCCGGATCGGCCCGATGCTCGTTTTGAGCCTACCTATGAGGGATTGAAACCTTTCATGACTAGAAGCTGGCTCTTTGTCATGAGCTCCGTTTTGAGCCTACCTATGAGGGATTGAAACATGATCCGCAGGATGTGTCCGGCGCGCTGGACCAGGGTTTTGAGCCTACCTATGAGGGATTGAAACATCGGCACCGGGGTTCTCGCTGCAGGCGCTCTGCTCAGTTTTGAGCCTACCTATGAGGGATTGAAACGTTTCCTGGCAGAGCTGGCTAGGCGGGAGTCCCCAGAGTTTTGAGCCTACCTATGAGGGATTGAAACTCAGATATACAGAACCGTCAGATTAAAAGCACGGAGAGGTTTTGAGCCTACCTATGAGGGATTGAAACTCCTCGAAGTGCTCCTCGCGCGAGCGCTCCTCCATTGTTTTGAGCCTACCTATGAGGGATTGAAACGTGAAACGCCCGTCCTGAACCCGGAAGTAATCCACACCGGTTTTGAGCCTACCTATGAGGGATTGAAACTCGATCAACACTTCACCGCAGTCCTGGCAGACTCTTGTTTTGAGCCTACCTATGAGGGATTGAAACATGGCCTCGGCGAAGTTGGACTGCACCAGATCCGAGAGCGTTTTGAGCCTACCTATGAGGGATTGAAACTCGAGGACGACCGAGCCGGGGATTGAGATGGAGCCTGTTTTGAGCCTACCTATGAGGGATTGAAACGTAGCCTGGCGGCAAGTACGGTGACTGCCTCGACTCGGTTTTGAGCCTACCTATGAGGGATTGAAACCGCTCTGGCAGACGAACTGCTTCTGAGCATGAAAGGTTTTGAGCCTACCTATGAGGGATTGAAACACCGCCCACGCCGAGCACATCGACCCCGCAGGCCCAGAGGTCCGGCTTGCTCCGTTTTGAGCCTACCTATGAGGGATTGAAACGCGACCAGCAGCAGGCGACGAACCAGGCGTACGAGAGTTTTGAGCCTACCTATGAGGGATTGAAACTCAGACGCACCGTTGCGTACGCGACCGCATCGGAAGCAGGTTTTGAGCCTACCTATGAGGGATTGAAACTACTTCAGGCGCACCGGATCTTTCGTGCCTTCCCAGTTTTGAGCCTACCTATGAGGGATTGAAACGGCGTAGAGCGGGCCGAAGTCCAGGCACATAGGCCCGTTTTGAGCCTACCTATGAGGGATTGAAACAACGCCAACAACCTGGCCGTGAACGACGGTGTGCCTCGTTTTGAGCCTACCTATGAGGGATTGAAACTATCTCCGGTAGCGGTCCGGGTCCCAATGCCCGGTCCCGTTTTGAGCCTACCTATGAGGGATTGAAACCAGCCCCTCATCGCTCCTTCCCCATGGCGGATTTCGTTTTGAGCCTACCTATGAGGGATTGAAACGAAGACTGGGTGGATGTGGCCACGACGTGGGCGGACATGTTTTGAGCCTACCTATGAGGGATTGAAACAGCACATCGCCGTACAGACGCGCAGCGGAGCTCACCATGTTTTGAGCCTACCTATGAGGGATTGAAACATCTTCTGCTCGAGCGTGGCGCGCGCCTTACCGTGCGTTTTGAGCCTACCTATGAGGGATTGAAACTTATCCCGGATGGTCTTGGAGAACGCCCCCTCGGCGTTTTGAGCCTACCTATGAGGGATTGAAACTTGTCGCCGCGGCGATGTGCGCGACCCTCATCTCCGGTTTTGAGCCTACCTATGAGGGATTGAAACGAAAATGGCCTGGCTTCGGGCGGGCGGATGTTCTGCTATGGTTTTGAGCCTACCTATGAGGGATTGAAACACGATGCCGCGGGCGATCGCCCTGATCTCCACCTCGTTTTGAGCCTACCTATGAGGGATTGAAACACGTCACCCACGGGCTCGGGACCACCGATGTGCAAGTCGTTTTGAGCCTACCTATGAGGGATTGAAACTACATACACGCAAGCCGCACGCGCTCCACCCAGTCCGTTTTGAGCCTACCTATGAGGGATTGAAACCCGTGTGCGAGCGCGTGTTTACAACCGGGGTGTACTGTTTTGAGCCTACCTATGAGGGATTGAAACGCGTACAAGTCCACCGCGCAATCTGTCGCGGTGAGTAGTTTTGAGCCTACCTATGAGGGATTGAAACAAGTCCACATCGCGGTAGCTCCTCATGGCCTCTGCGCGGTTTTGAGCCTACCTATGAGGGATTGAAACTCTGAGAGTCCATCCTTTAAGGCAAGAGTAGCAGGCGGTTTTGAGCCTACCTATGAGGGATTGAAACACAATAACATCCAGGTGTTTATCACTCGCAACGGTGCAAGTTTTGAGCCTACCTATGAGGGATTGAAACACCGGATACATGGACGAGGTGGAGATAGACGATGAGGGTTTTGAGCCTACCTATGAGGGATTGAAACTCCTCCTGATTCTCCTCTGGGCAATCGTTGCTAAGGGCATGTTTTGAGCCTACCTATGAGGGATTGAAACGTGTGCGTCGCAAGAAGAGAGGAGCGATGAGCATGGGTTTTGAGCCTACCTATGAGGGATTGAAACTGGGTATAGGAGGGCTGCCAGCCGCTCCAGGACTGAGTTTTGAGCCTACCTATGAGGGATTGAAACTCGAGAGGAACGCCTAGCAACCGTGACTGGTCCTCGAGTTTTGAGCCTACCTATGAGGGATTGAAACGTGGGAGTCAGGGTGCTGCCACCGGCCTCCGGAGAGGTTTTGAGCCTACCTATGAGGGATTGAAACGGGTCTGTGCCACCTGCACGTCACGGCTAAAGCCCTGTTTTGAGCCTACCTATGAGGGATTGAAACCTGAGATCCACGCCCGAGCGCGCCAGCCTGAGGTGCGTTTTGAGCCTACCTATGAGGGATTGAAACGCGTATCTGGCGAGCGGCGCGCTCGGGAGGATGAGGTTTTGAGCCTACCTATGAGGGATTGAAACTGGGGGTAACGCGCAACAGGGCAAA contains the following coding sequences:
- the cas1b gene encoding type I-B CRISPR-associated endonuclease Cas1b encodes the protein MKKPVYIFNAGELQRQQNTLRFTLADGGRRFVPVETTGEIHVFGEISVNTKLLVFLSQNAIPLHVYNYYGYWSGSYMPREQYSSGYMTLQQASHYLDPEKRIELARTFVRGAISNMERVLGYYARRGVQLEDALSGLAAKKEALPLALTTEELMALEGGCRDLYYGCWDEIVKSGDFRFEKRTRRPPANRINALVSFGNSLLYVTALSEIYRTHLDPRIGYLHTTNQRRYTLNLDVAEIFKPVIVDRVIFSLLNRGTIQAKHFLKGTEGVFLNENGRKTFIEAYEARLKETIKHPKLGRPVSYRRLIRMELYKLEKHLMGDEPYEPFVSRW
- the cas2 gene encoding CRISPR-associated endonuclease Cas2, yielding MYVIMVYDVNVKRVVKVLKIGRKYLEHVQNSVLEGELSPAQYKKLKHEVSRAIEPEEDAVRFYLLRSTRYLSTEELGLPSRSEQETSFL